Within Coffea arabica cultivar ET-39 chromosome 4e, Coffea Arabica ET-39 HiFi, whole genome shotgun sequence, the genomic segment CCCTCATTCACTGATTACTTATTAAGGGTTGGTGATGGCGCTGACCAAGCTGAAGATGACAGTCTCATACACCTGCCTTCTTCTATTTTGGTTAGCAACGGTTCACAGAATGCATCACTTCAGGATCTGATAGATGTGGTTTATCCCCACATTCATTATAGATCAGAAAATCCTGCCTTGCCATTAAATCGAGCAATCCTCACTACAAAGAATCATTTTGTGGATGAAGTGAATGATATCTTAATTGATAAATTTCCAGGTACAGCAGTAGAATATCTGAGTTTCGATCGAGCTTTGAATCCAAACAACCAAGTTCAATATGAAGATTTTTTAAACTCCTTATCTCTTAGTGGCCTTCCACCCTATAAACTAATCTTGAAACCTGATGTTCCTGTGATATTGCTTGGAAACCTCGACCCTACTGAGGGTCTTTGCAATGGAACAAGATTAATTTGTAAAAGTTTGAGCAAACATGTCATTCATGCTCAAATAGCTGTAGGAGATTTTGCTGGAAAAGATGTCTTCATCCATAGAATTCCCTTACAACCTCCGACTGATGAACAATATCCTATTCCGTATACAAGGACTCAGTTTCCAATTCGCTTGTGCTTTGCCATGACAATAAACAAGGCTCAAGGACAAACGCTTGATTATGTTGGTATCTATTTGAAGGAACCAGTGTTTTCCCATGGGCAGCTCTATGTTGCATTATCGCGAGCAAGAACTGCTTCTCAAGTCAAAGTGCTCATTAAACCTCCCTTTTTTGACAAGCCTAGAATAGACCAGACAAAAAATATTGTATTTAGAGAAGTTCTTGAAACTTCTCGCATAGCTGCCAAGTAAATATGTTGTTTTAggatttaattttaattttcctgAATGTTCCAGAATTTCTCTCTTTTAACTTACAAACTGATTATGTGTCTTTCTTATTATTATAGATAACAATGGCAAGGAGATGTGTATCAGTGCATGAAGTCCATGACAAGATGAGAAGGTGGACAGTGCTTGTGCAAGTTGTGGAGAAATCACACGTGTTAACCAGTAACGGATCGCCGCCTATTAGATTTCAGCGTCTCATGTTAACAGATTCTGAGGTAATATAAGCTCAAACTAATCTTAGAAATTTAACATTTTCTAAATCATCAACATGTCCAGATTATTAATTATCCTCTGTGCAATTTAATTTCAGGCCTATTACTTTTTAATATTGGTTTCTTTTTATGTTTCTTGGGTAATATTGTTCCGTTGGAACTTAAAATACCAATGCTCGACTATAGTGAAATTCTGATTTAACTTACATGATTCTACCCTATAATATTCCAAGGTTTGTTATTAACCAATGATATATGCCTAATCAGTATAACTTTCTCTATGGGAGATCATATATAGTGATTTGAAAATGTTACAGCTTGGATGCATTTGAGTGCCTCAACGTGCATTCAATGActaaaacaaaatacaaaagacTTACGGAAATGATTTATAGCAAAAGAGCAAAACACAGCAAATGTAAGCAATAATAGTTTACCTATTCCCAATTTTACTCCTCTGGACTTACGAAGTACAAAgaacttcttgaaattttcaagaaGGAAAAGAATCTCAAAAAATTCCTGCTACTAACGTGACCAATAGCTGCTAAAGTATCTATATAGAAAGCGTTTTAGATTTTTCCTACTTCAATTCTTTCAAAGAGTCACGCGATTTCTCCTGTTACATATCCCTGTATCTGAAATACTTTTTTGCCCTTTATAGAAAATTGAGGCAAAGGATGGCAGTCTGTTGATACCATTAATTGATAACAGTCTCTTGTCAAATTCTGTTCTGGTTTTTCTACCATTTTCCTTCATAAATGTCTCTGGTTATTCTTAGTGATTTACTTCTTGCAACTCAAACATTGCTGTTATATGTTTTCTTCCCCCTCTtccttcttaaaaaaaaaaacctctgcATACTTGCTGTTGTATGTTTCTTACCTTGAGTGTTCTACTTCAGCCTTTTGGTTAATATTGCTCATCTTGGTTCTTTCTGTGAACAAGGGACTCTGGTTTCAGCTGTCATTTATGGAAATGACATTCGCTATTTTGCTAATCTGCTTCAACAATTCAAGCGATACTATATCACTGGTGGGACTGTCAAAAAATAGGATGCAAAGTATAAAGTTAGTGACTATCAGTTCTCATGGGTGCTTCATAACAAGGCATTAGTTGAAGAATATGTCGAACCAAATCCACCAATGCTACCATGCACTTTTGAATTCACCAAATTTGAAAACCTTTTTAGGTTCGCAGACACGGAGAATGTTCAGAGTAAGTTATATCTATGCTTTACTAATTgaaatataaattcattttcatattttctttagCTATTGAAACACAGCTAACCTCTTCTCTTTTGGTTTGTACTAAGATTTACAAGCTGTTGTTGTCACTGCATTTGCGACAAAGGAACAGAATAACGGCTGTACAACAAGAGACTTCATTGTTGTGAATGAAGAGTTAGTTATATAGACCTTACTTTTAATATTCCACATTAATGaggatgcaaaagcctaaaatgaaggggaaaggattggaggatcatgccaaatgctagaaaactaagaaaaaatgtatgaaatgtagtgaaacatgcaagtatgtactaacgagaagGGGCCTTATtaggtctagcgttggactagcccatatctacgctctctcacaagcattggacttgcaagagctcgaggggacaaccatgactagcattggactagccacggttacgtgcatttgcatccatcatacacatatgtaagtaatgtgcataattaaagcaagtagacatgtaagcacgtaattcacataacacataagcatagtatctagatgcaaggcctaAGAAAGCAAGAACACATAGCAAGTAATCATGCAAATcacactaatgaacctattacattggctaactaaaacaaatggggaaggggaaaagtgaataaaaatgctctccaagccctatctattacaagccaagaggtgtacacataccccataaaagaataacttaataaaagcaaaagtaaatgaaataaatgaaaggaattaaggaaaggcaaggaaaacaaagtagacatgcaattctcacttagcacgttggatcacatagagaAATAAAACCATGGaaatagaggttacctcccttgcgatggtaatgaaatgaaggaaatattagcttcaaaacaataaaagggtcaaggcaccactttaatcaagaaataatcacaaaagataaaagtaatcatgaaattgaatcaattaaatcatgtagacaacccaCATTTGGAAAGTCAAGacaagaaaggacttgattgcaaaaattaacgaAGCTTTGGGGTCAAATTATAATCAGCACAAAGATTCGGGGTCACAATTAAAGCAAAACAAAGTTAGGGGTCTATTTGCAATTCAGTtaaagacccaattgaaagaaattaaaagtttaTAGGGCCATAGtgcaacaaagggagacttgggggccaaagtgcaatgcCAAAGAAAAATTCCATGCATGCAACGAAGGCTAAAGCCTTCTTTACTTCTGCAGTTTTCTGCTGCAACATTGCAGCTCAATTCACTCAAGTGAATGATTGCGCACTAACTCATCATTTAGTTACCAAACCCACACACATTTCCCAACATCATTAACCAAAGATGGATGACTACCCTCTGTATCCCATTCGATAGAATCCAATCAATGAAACAAGAAACAAGCACTCGCACAAGAGAAAATGCAGCGAGAATTTCTGCaatcaacaaaacaaacaaacaggCTGCTGTATTTTTTTTAGCCGAAACCCATCTATGCGTGGAGTTAGTAGCCTGCCGTGCAATGGCTTCCTAAACTACAGACTTCATGAGCTGTAACAGATTGTGAAAGATTGcagcaaaaatgaaaaataaagaaacttGCGGCATGCAAAAATTGAAATAGCATTCTGCAAATTTCCAGCTACAGGCCGAAAGATTATCATGAGAAAAAATGGGAATGAATGCTTAGTGATTTGTCCATCCAAACTTCAAACTAAATAATCACACAATACAAATTTGACAtccaaacaagcaaaacataAAAGCAAACTCATGCAAAAAGACACGAAGAAGCTCATACATTCTGCAAATTCCAGCCACCATTCTTTCTacaacatttctccaagattggCTCTACCCAAGTATAAACCGAAAGGAAATGGAGTCCAAGCCGAATTATGCAGCTGGTCAATCACACACATTCAGGTAAACTCCAGCAGATTCCATGCACTTATCGACTAGAAACCAACAAGAAATCACAATTCAACAGGGGAAATATCACAGGAAACAAAAGATTAGAGCTCAAAACTTTCCCCCTTATACATTTTCTTCTCGGCTTcgcaagtaaaaaaaaaagaggactgAGTGCTTGCATTTGCATACTCCTAATGCCAAAACTTCTAACACAACAGGTTTCTTTTTTTATTCTAGTATTTACAACAGCTCAAAACTCAACATCTAACAGAACCAAAAGACTTAGGATGGGACCatgcaattctggaaaatttctgctATTGCAGCCGTAAACAACAAAGcatcatttttatcaaaaaacaCAAACATAATCCATCTAAATATGATAGAACGTGCACTGAACATTCAACAAAAGAAATCAGCAACAAATGGCCAACCACAGCAGATTCTAACTCGCAAAACGAGAGGACAGATTCTTGATGAAcatgaaaaaagagagggaagaTAAACGATGAAGAACATTAAAATTTCCACAAGAAAAGTCACGGAATACATGCTTTGAAAGCTTAAAGGATCTACGCCTGAAGAGAAACTAGAGCTTAAAAGAAAGAATAGCTTACAGTGATCTCTTTTTTGTTGGAGATTCACCACTGATGATGGCGGAATGAAGCCCTCTTGGTTTCTTGCAGAAAAAACACCAGATTCCTCTCCCTTCCTCCTTGCTCTCTCTCGCTGAAAGCTGCGTCTTTTCTGTTCTTAAAACCTGGCCGTCGCCTCTACTATTTCATTCCCTTTATCCATCCCCAGATTCtcgctctctccctctctttttctcttcctcACAATCTCAGCCGCCACACTTTTTCTATCCCTTTCTTCGTTCCTCCCTACTGCCCAGCCGAAGCTCTCCTTTCTAAACCTAGCCCGTTCTCAGCCGTCATGCCGTcacacccttttttttttttcgttgcgGCTGCTGTCTTCTTATATTTATACCAGACAACACctctcaaaccctcacctcaagggTGAGGATGAAAGTGGAGATTTCTTTTTCAACCCAGGCCATCCGATGAgcctatgatttttttttcaaacttctgCCCTGCTGCCGCGATTTTGCTGTGCGcagttttctctctctttttttttcaatcacttaATTAATAATACCAAAATGACAATTTAaacaaacttaaataaaatatacCACATTAGtaaccaaaagataaaaaataaaaaactaagattttcctctttttcctcttttcctttttcttttacttttttttttcaaagaaataaaacatatctTTCCccaattttctctctttctagCAAAAATTTATGCTAAAAGtcttataataataaaaataaataaataaatagctaAGAGAGCCCAAAATGAATACAAAatacaactaaaaataaaataaaaaataaaaaataaaataatagataatgaTAATCTAAAAATACTAAAGTGCTATATAAATGCTAAAAGTCTAAGAACCAAAAATCATGGAATTAAGAGAATTATtgctaaaaataaaaacaaaattaggataaaaattattttaaaatttggtgtctacagtttgcccctatttgtctgagttttggaaaaacttgagacaaagaagtagacaccaaatacttacctgtgttatttgaccacaaaatgattccaacggacaggaatttaaaacgggactgacccgaacatgaatttaaaacgggaatgacccgaacaggaatttgaaatgggactgacccgaacaggtaatttaaaacgggactgacccgaacaggaattcaaaacgggactgacccgaacaaggaatttaaaacgggactgacccgaacaggaatttaaaacgggactgacccgaacaagaaatttaaaacgggactaacccaaacaagaaatttaaaacgggactgacccgaacatgaatttaaaacgggaataacccgaacaggaatttaaaacgggactgacccgaacaagaaatttaaaacgggactgacccgaacaggaatttaaaacgggactaacccgaacaagaaatttaaaacgggactgacccgaacaggaatttaaaacgggactaacccgaacaggaatttaaaacgggactaacccgaacaggaatttaaaacgggactgcaCTGGGGAGGTTTAAACAAtaaattgagtttttacctgGGAGTGGTTCAAACttttttgtaccaagagggagatttgaTCTCTGTGGCTGAAGTgatagctgatgttgtttcttatgatcAAATTTTGCCAATAACATTATCACTTCGTCTTTGCTTACTGGGGAGCTGTTTCTGACATCAATTTAGGTGCGAAAAGGAGAGTGGTTGTTTTCGTTTGTAAACGTAACGTTCCTgcaagaaagaagaaataatggacttgtcaccatcatttgatccggtttgccttgagaatcgtgtaaacatgagtcttgtgatgcttttgccTCTGTTTTGCGGCGTCTAGCTTAGTCGaacttgtaattttgaaacctttcaatTTCTGAGACTGATAAAGTACGTATTTACCACGTCACCAAATCTATGTAGCAGCTTTGTTGCATTTTACCCACTTTAGTAGATGATTGAACCCCTTATCCTTGCACAAACCCTAGGGTTTATCATCCATTCGAATCCcatggtgaaagaatgatgcatgaaaatttgtcatataaaaatcaatgatatatgcaagatgattcctatgtcaggcaaagatgagcatgTAAAAGAATGCAGACAACCACAAGCAGTCGAACGCAAATAATCGAGAGAAACCAAGAGgtttataaagatacattttgcaacagaatatttgtaaagaaaaatacaaatttggccaacgaatatcatattcaagactttggatATATTTGCTTCGGATTTCAATACTGGCAGAAGTGTCACAATCATGAGGGAAAGTCCAAATGAAtcaggtcaccagctgttccttctcgTGCTCGTCTTGTTGAGaaaacctgccttggcgccctttcgggttttcaccaaggttgcccccaccctttttgtttttgttttgtcttttccttttctttttcctttttttcttttttttttctttttcctttttcttttctttcgaggcgccctttcgggttttcacctaaagaacaatgaaatatctcaaccatgatcgactcagaaatatgagttaaagatttctggcatcagtaaaatgcacttcccttgtgagattaggcgaaggcattatggacatcacttgccagttgattaacaaatttcctaatagaaatacaacaaatgacgaaagccaggactttgggctttgtaatgaggtcaggtggggtgcttttcaagaaaagttgaggcttgaaagcgaATTTTTGATGCGAGGcgaaataacttgagattgcaatattttgaaaatgtctccgattttgaacgaaactgaggaaaatttgccccagtttgattggattttctctctttgcattttctttattgcattttcctcacttttgcatttttctttaaaaaccgatcatctctctttcaaaataaatttgtccCAGACTTTATCAAGTTTTGTTGTAAGCCCTGGCATTTCGCCACACGtttctgatagcactgaccatgacagatagcaATGAGCCGCTTTTCATCGATCAAAGGCCACACGTCAATTGCTCATGACGCTGCTTTATCCAATcagcctcctccaatttagcttccatgaggattcgtagcgaaggaatttcaacttcagctggtaacacagcttccattccatacatgagtgaatatGGTGTTGCCCCGGTCGATGTccggatagaagtccgatacgccattaatgcataaggcaacttttcatgccaatcgcgatgcctttcagtcattttgcgaataatcttcttcaaattcttgtttgcggcttctacagctccattcatctgaggcctataaatggcagagttgcggtgtctgatcttgaactgctcgcatagtccatctaccatgtcattgttcagattcttggcgTTGTCTGTAATAagcgtttcgggtactccaaagcgacagatgatgtgatctctcaagaaattggcaactaccttcttcgttacatgtttgaatgactccgcttcaacccatttggtaaagtactcaattgtcaccaatataaatcgatgtccatttgaagcgggaggatcaattgtaccaatcacgtccataccccacattgaacagggtcATGGGGCGATCATACTATGCAATTCAGTGGGTGGAGCATGTATAAcgtcaccgtgcatttgacattttatatatctccggacaaaatctatacaatcacgctccatagtaagccagaaatATCCgattctcatgattttctttgctagcaaatggccattcatgtgaggtccacaaacgccactatgcacttctttcatcatatattgagcttcatcttcatcaatgcactttaaaaggttcaaatctgaggttcGTTTGTACAAAACTTCTCCactcaagaaaaattttgaagccattctacgcagaaaactcttgtcctttgtactagcatgcagagggtaagatccagttttgagaaactccttaATATCATTATACCAAGGAATATTGTCAGAGGACTTGTCTAcaacccaacagtgggcaggcttgtcttgaagttgaatctgAATAGGTTCGATCCTCAATTCATCTGGATACTGGATCATAGAAGCtaaggtggccaaagcatcagcaaATGCATTTCGGGCTCGcgggagatgtctgaactccaaattttgaaattgcttggccagagtgagcaaactacaatggtagggcaaaatttttgaatatttggttatccactgcttcaaggtttggtgcacgagcaaatctgaatcactaaaaactatcaactctttgatttccatttctaaagccattttgagaccaaaaatgcaggcttcatattcagacatgttgtttgtgcaagcaaattgcaatttggcagcggcagggtagtgcttcccttcAGGTGAAACCAAAACAGCTGcaattccagctccgagagaattcgaagctccatcgaagaaaagcctccattcagagCTTTGCTCACTTATATCGTCTGTGGCGCCTACAAATAAGACTTTCtcatcagggaaataagtatgaagtggttgataatcatcgtcccttggattttctgccaaatgatcagctatagcttgccccttgacagccttctgtgaagtgaaaataatatcgaactctgagagaattatctgccatttggcCAGACATCCAGTtagcatcggcttctccaagagatacttcaaaggatcagatcgggaaaataagataagtggtatggctcaacaggtaGTGTCTCAGCTTTTGAactgcccaggccaatgcacagcagcttttctcaatgaatgaataattagcctcatactgcgtgaacttcttgcttaaATAGTAAATGGCTTGCTCCTTCCTTCCAGAGTCATCATGCTGCCCGAGGACACAACCAACTGCTTCTTCAAGCACAGATAGGTACATGATTAATGGTCGACCCGGCTTGGGTGGCACCAAGACTGGCGGATGTAACAGATAATCCTTGATTTTATCAAAAGCTTGTTGGCATTCTTCACTCCAGTACAATGGCACAttttttctcaacaatttgaacaacggctcgcatgtggcagttagctgggcaatgaatctcccaataaaattgatctttcctaagaaacttttcacgtccttctgagttttcggtactggcatatctcgaattgctttgatttttgctggatctatctctatgcctctTTTACTGACAATGAAGCCCAACAATTTACCAGCTGGTGCCCCAAAGGCGCACTTTGCAGGATTTAGTTTCAAATTGTACTTTCGCAACCTTTCGAATAgcttcttcaaatcaaccaaatggttctctgcccttttagacttgattatgatgtcatccacgtagacctccatctcccggtggatcatatcatgaaatagggtgGTCATGGTCCTTTGATAAGTAGCTCCGGCATTTTTTAGACCAAATGGCATCACTCGGTAGCAAAATGTGCCCCAAGGGGTTAtaaaagcagtcttctccctatcctcttctgccatcaaaatctgGTGATATCCAGCGAAACAATcacaaaaagattcaatctcatgcccagcggtattgtccaggagaatgtgaatatttggcagaggaaaatcatctttaggactggccttattgaggtctctataatcaacacaaactcgcacctctccattcttttttggGACAGGAACTGGATTCGAAAGCCAAatagggtaatgggaaacaatgataatgttggttttgagctatttttcaatttgctcctttattttgaggctcatatttggtttgaattttcggagtttttgttttacgggtggaaaagtaGGGTCTGTGGGCAACTTATGCactaccacatcagttgaaataccagtcatatcatcataggaccatgcAAATACATCCTGGAGCACAGTAAAAAATTCAAGCATATCCTTTTTCTgcctctcattcaaatgaatactaacttgcacctccttaacttcatctttagtgccaatgttaaccttttctgtttcttccaggttcggttttggtttctcctcatattgttcaaagtcctttgcaaacgaatcgaatacctcctcattatcactctcgctttggagctCGGATTCccagacctccaagtcgtgagtgatatagagattgccattattgaattccataatagtgatatccaaagggtcaaatagttttatttttggccatctgaaagaattaacgaatgtgggataataagcaaacaaacatacaacaaacaaatgaacaagcaatatgacagaaatataaacaaacgaataaacaaatcaacatgacaagaacaacttgtgcattttcataaaacctttgattgaaagcgagaacaaaagaaagcaagcgAGAAcgaaatgaaaacttaacaatattttcACGTGCAAACTTTAGTCAAAGGTAAAAATGCTTTCAttagctatttacagatgcagaagtattttcatgaattcgcatgaatgacaaacccctttaggtttaccgaaactccttctgaatgggcagaaactcggctgtccaattggaaattgatccttcagggATGTCGGGAAACTCGGCCTCATCTGGGAAACtgtcttcaaatgttgccccaacgaacaattgggccaaactagTTTCGATTCCGTCAACTGGGTTAATCTCTGATGTGATCACCTCGGTTGGTCGTGGAAAAGTATAATGCAGTGGTGGAATATCAAAGGCCTTTTGCCTGCCTTCTTTCTCTGCTCTCTTGCGTTCCTTCGTTTCTTTGATGTCTTTAGCGGTTGGTCGGAAACCCAAACCGAATGAATCCTTTTTCTCCACAATTTCCACTGGTTTCAGCATTCCTTGTAGATCACGTCCCAGCCCTTTGTCAAACTCATATCCTCCGCAGATCATTTTCTTAGCGATCATGACACTGGCCTTTGACAGAGCTCGTTCCTCTTTTGTTATCCAACTAACAGAGACGATATCAGCTGTGCTATGAGGGGTTACTGTGGCGTTTCGGCTACTATCTTCTTTGGACCCAGAATCAGCAATCACGAGGCAATCCTCCTCGGCAAAGATAGTTATCAATTTGTCATTTACTATGAATTTCAACAATTGATGCAATGAAGAAGGCACAGCTCCGGACTTATGAATCCACGGCCTTCCAAGCAAAACATTGTAAACACTAGAAAAGTGCATAACTTGGCAGGCTATTTGAAACTGTGCCGGCCCCATCTCGACTACTAAATCTACTTCTCCTATAGGTTCTCTTTGTGCTCCATCAAAACCTCTAACTATGGTCGCTGAAGGCCTGAGCTTGATATCttgcaaccctagcttttccaagGTA encodes:
- the LOC140006075 gene encoding uncharacterized protein isoform X4, which produces MVFVLQSRRIGRRSEMGNFLLVMMRNRVPIHLACTFSSGLRNQKKWDGRIYQCIVLPSLPCELQEKAFEPLRLVLWSLSDMFQFIGSFCCGSFEESFNLKITMARRCVSVHEVHDKMRRWTVLVQVVEKSHVLTSNGSPPIRFQRLMLTDSEGLWFQLSFMEMTFAILLICFNNSSDTISLVGLSKNRMQSIKLVTISSHGCFITRH